One genomic segment of Thermodesulfobacterium sp. TA1 includes these proteins:
- a CDS encoding sigma-54 dependent transcriptional regulator: MVRNPKVFILEDDLSFATLLEVLLKEKGYQVETCEDPEVALKRVVDFSPDLIITDLRLPKMSGIEFIERVKALLPDTLFLVITAYATVSSAVEAMKKGAVDYITKPLGSPEEFLSLVQNLLFKKSQKETFEEEQEELPPLEILFLDIEDVYEKVIKVAPTDITVTLYGETGTGKSLIARVIHRLSKRPGRFVEVNCAAIPETLIESELFGYEKGAFTGALKTKPGKIETAKDGTLFLDEISEMNLTVQAKFLTFLQNKTFERLGGLAPIKANVRFITATNQDLVKLVKEGKFREDLFFRINVFPIEIKPLRERKEAILKIAEYIIQKLAQRLQKDPLPLSQRLKEFLLNYPFPGNIRELENLLERAFVMATGKEIDLDQPVIPLNINHKPLVEKDMSSKEVIDLRSLEKNAIIEALKKTKGNKKEAAKLLGISLRTLYYKIKEYNLKIEGE, translated from the coding sequence ATGGTTAGAAATCCCAAGGTTTTTATCTTAGAGGATGACCTTTCTTTTGCTACCCTTTTAGAAGTTTTGCTTAAGGAAAAGGGTTATCAGGTGGAAACCTGTGAAGACCCTGAGGTTGCTTTGAAAAGGGTGGTTGATTTTAGTCCCGACCTTATCATTACTGACTTAAGGCTTCCTAAAATGAGCGGTATAGAGTTTATCGAAAGAGTAAAGGCACTTTTACCAGATACCCTTTTTTTGGTGATAACGGCTTATGCTACGGTAAGTTCAGCAGTAGAGGCTATGAAAAAAGGGGCGGTAGATTATATTACCAAACCCCTGGGGAGTCCTGAAGAGTTCTTAAGTTTAGTTCAAAACCTTTTATTCAAAAAATCTCAAAAGGAAACCTTCGAAGAAGAGCAGGAAGAACTTCCTCCTTTAGAAATACTTTTTTTAGATATAGAAGATGTATACGAAAAAGTGATAAAAGTGGCTCCTACCGATATTACCGTTACTTTATATGGTGAGACAGGCACCGGAAAATCTTTGATAGCCAGAGTAATCCATCGATTAAGCAAAAGACCAGGTAGGTTTGTAGAGGTAAACTGTGCAGCCATTCCCGAAACTTTGATAGAATCTGAACTTTTTGGGTATGAGAAAGGAGCTTTTACCGGGGCCTTAAAAACCAAACCAGGTAAAATAGAGACAGCTAAGGACGGAACGTTGTTTTTAGACGAAATTTCTGAGATGAACCTTACGGTTCAGGCTAAGTTTTTAACCTTTTTGCAAAATAAAACCTTCGAAAGGTTAGGGGGTCTGGCTCCTATCAAGGCTAACGTCAGGTTTATCACTGCTACCAACCAAGATTTGGTAAAGTTGGTTAAAGAAGGTAAGTTTAGGGAGGACCTTTTTTTTAGAATAAACGTGTTTCCTATCGAGATTAAACCTTTGAGAGAAAGAAAAGAGGCTATCTTGAAAATCGCTGAATATATTATCCAAAAGTTAGCTCAAAGGTTACAAAAAGACCCTTTACCCTTAAGCCAAAGGTTAAAGGAGTTTTTGTTAAACTATCCTTTCCCAGGTAATATAAGAGAACTTGAAAACCTATTAGAAAGAGCTTTTGTGATGGCAACAGGAAAAGAGATAGATTTAGACCAACCTGTTATTCCTTTAAACATAAACCACAAACCTTTAGTAGAAAAAGATATGTCTTCTAAAGAGGTAATAGACCTTAGGTCTTTAGAAAAAAACGCTATCATAGAGGCTTTAAAGAAAACAAAGGGTAACAAAAAGGAAGCAGCTAAACTTTTAGGTATTTCTTTAAGAACTCTTTATTATAAAATAAAAGAATACAACCTTAAAATCGAAGGAGAGTAA
- the miaB gene encoding tRNA (N6-isopentenyl adenosine(37)-C2)-methylthiotransferase MiaB, whose product MKKRVYVKTFGCQMNENDTEKVLFLLKDEYIPTDNPEEADLIIINTCSVREKPQHKVYSEVGRYKSLKKKKPQLLIGVMGCVAQQEGENLLVRLPYIDFALGTQSFYRIKEVLEQLPKNPNPIVLTELNPNFKPPLVLPEESLIKDPERVTAFVTIMQGCDNFCSYCIVPYVRGRETSRPPEEIIEEIKRLVDLGVREITLLGQNVNSYGLKETGYPDFSELLNLISQIEGLWRIRFTTSHPKDLSDRLIKTMAENPKICHHLHLPLQAGSNRVLKKMNRKYTKEEYLEKVAKLKALIPDIALTTDIIVGFPGEREEDFEETLEMLKIVRYHEIFSFKYSDRPFTAAKNFTDKVPEEEKERRLEAVQKLQKTITEEIYQEYVGKEVDVLVEGFSSKSKDKLMGRTTTNVIVNFSAPRLNLKGRLVKVKIEEAGKHSLKGIYLQTLK is encoded by the coding sequence ATGAAAAAAAGGGTTTATGTAAAAACTTTCGGCTGTCAAATGAACGAAAACGATACGGAAAAAGTGCTTTTTCTTTTAAAGGATGAATATATACCTACTGACAATCCAGAAGAAGCAGACCTTATCATAATAAATACTTGCTCTGTAAGAGAAAAACCTCAACATAAAGTTTATAGTGAAGTAGGAAGATATAAATCCTTAAAAAAGAAAAAACCTCAGCTTCTTATAGGGGTTATGGGATGTGTGGCTCAACAAGAAGGAGAGAACTTGCTCGTCAGACTTCCTTATATAGACTTTGCACTTGGCACCCAAAGTTTTTATCGAATAAAAGAAGTATTAGAACAACTCCCAAAAAACCCTAACCCTATAGTATTAACTGAATTAAACCCAAATTTTAAACCTCCTTTGGTCCTTCCAGAAGAAAGTTTAATAAAGGACCCGGAAAGAGTTACTGCTTTTGTAACCATCATGCAAGGATGTGATAACTTTTGCTCCTATTGTATCGTCCCTTATGTAAGGGGAAGAGAAACCAGTAGACCTCCAGAGGAAATTATCGAAGAAATAAAAAGGTTGGTAGATTTAGGGGTAAGAGAGATAACTCTTTTAGGACAAAACGTAAACTCTTACGGCCTTAAAGAAACAGGTTATCCTGATTTTTCGGAACTATTAAACCTTATCTCACAGATAGAAGGACTTTGGAGGATAAGGTTTACCACCAGTCATCCTAAAGACCTTTCAGACCGTTTGATAAAAACCATGGCTGAAAATCCTAAAATATGTCATCATCTCCATCTTCCTCTCCAAGCAGGTTCAAACAGAGTGTTAAAAAAGATGAACCGTAAATATACTAAAGAAGAATATTTAGAAAAGGTAGCTAAACTTAAAGCACTAATTCCTGACATTGCTCTAACCACAGATATCATCGTAGGTTTTCCAGGAGAACGAGAAGAAGACTTTGAAGAAACCTTAGAGATGCTAAAAATAGTAAGATACCATGAAATTTTTTCTTTTAAGTATTCAGACCGTCCGTTTACGGCTGCTAAAAACTTTACAGATAAAGTACCTGAAGAGGAAAAAGAAAGAAGGCTTGAGGCGGTTCAGAAATTACAAAAAACCATTACTGAAGAAATCTATCAAGAATATGTAGGAAAAGAAGTAGATGTGCTGGTAGAAGGTTTTAGCTCAAAGTCTAAAGATAAACTTATGGGACGCACCACCACCAACGTGATAGTAAACTTTTCAGCCCCAAGACTTAACCTTAAAGGGAGGTTGGTAAAAGTCAAAATAGAGGAAGCAGGAAAACACTCCTTAAAAGGGATTTACCTTCAAACCTTAAAATAA
- a CDS encoding creatininase family protein, translated as MLMEEITSVAFEKAKKEVKTVIFPVGSVEAHGPHLPLATDLYTIYEVCKKVSQKKKVLIAPPLYYGLCRSTGSLPGTISLTGEVLKKLMFNLFHQFYLAGFKNFMVLSGHAGGTHNAYLIDAAESFISIVPYCNFFVADIFQLLKPCLKELGIPEEDSHAGEWETSLMLYLRPDLVKEGGFEDYPKFPKFRIVSDKEKYWSTGIWGDPRKASLEKGKQMVDWLVQFLIKEIEKMEQELEEKCFL; from the coding sequence ATGTTGATGGAAGAAATAACCTCTGTAGCCTTTGAAAAGGCTAAAAAAGAAGTAAAAACAGTTATTTTCCCTGTAGGTTCTGTGGAAGCTCACGGACCTCATCTACCTTTAGCTACTGACCTTTATACTATCTATGAGGTCTGTAAAAAAGTATCTCAGAAAAAGAAGGTACTGATAGCCCCGCCTCTTTACTATGGGCTTTGTAGAAGTACCGGCTCTCTTCCGGGGACAATCAGTCTTACAGGAGAAGTTCTGAAAAAATTGATGTTTAACCTTTTTCATCAGTTTTATCTTGCTGGTTTTAAAAACTTTATGGTTCTTTCTGGGCATGCCGGGGGCACCCACAATGCCTATTTAATAGACGCAGCCGAGTCTTTTATATCAATAGTACCTTATTGCAATTTTTTTGTAGCAGATATTTTTCAGTTGCTTAAACCCTGTTTAAAAGAACTTGGTATCCCAGAAGAAGATTCTCATGCAGGAGAATGGGAAACTTCTCTTATGCTTTATTTAAGACCAGATTTAGTCAAAGAAGGAGGTTTTGAAGACTACCCTAAGTTTCCTAAGTTTAGAATAGTTTCGGACAAAGAAAAATATTGGAGTACTGGAATATGGGGTGATCCAAGAAAAGCTTCTTTAGAAAAGGGGAAACAGATGGTGGACTGGTTGGTACAATTTTTGATAAAAGAAATCGAAAAGATGGAACAGGAACTTGAGGAAAAATGCTTTTTATAG
- the rtcA gene encoding RNA 3'-terminal phosphate cyclase → MLFIDGAYGEGGGQVLRTALSLSVITGKPFKIFNLRANRPKPGLQPQHLACVKATAHLAEAEVKGDILGSQELTFIPKKLPERSCYRFNIGTAGSTLLLFQTVLYPLSLSKGGEVLIEGGTHVPFSPCYHYIKEVFLPTVKLLGLEGDLSLESYGFYPAGGGRIKAVVKPWERFSLPKLPESFIPGEISVYSIVSERLPFHIVERQLNGALTELEGFEKVSVYKERVKAKSDGTFVFLGATDQEKILHAGFTELGKKGYPAEEVGKKVGKEWKNFLSTKAQFEEHLADQVLIPLSLVFLKVQPSEFFEFSVAKITKHLLTQAWLIPKFFPELKIIVEGKEGEKGYVNLYLG, encoded by the coding sequence ATGCTTTTTATAGATGGCGCTTACGGAGAAGGAGGAGGTCAAGTTTTAAGGACCGCTTTGTCTCTTTCGGTAATAACCGGAAAGCCTTTTAAGATTTTTAACTTAAGAGCTAATAGACCTAAACCAGGACTTCAACCTCAACATTTAGCCTGTGTAAAAGCTACAGCGCATTTAGCAGAGGCAGAAGTAAAAGGTGATATCTTAGGTTCTCAGGAATTAACCTTTATTCCTAAAAAACTTCCAGAAAGAAGTTGCTATCGGTTTAACATAGGAACAGCCGGTTCTACTTTGCTTTTGTTTCAGACAGTGCTTTATCCCTTAAGTTTAAGTAAAGGAGGAGAGGTTTTAATAGAAGGAGGCACTCATGTGCCTTTTAGCCCCTGTTATCATTACATCAAAGAGGTTTTTTTACCTACAGTAAAACTTTTAGGATTGGAAGGAGACCTTTCCCTTGAGTCCTATGGTTTTTATCCAGCAGGAGGAGGAAGAATAAAGGCTGTGGTTAAGCCCTGGGAAAGATTTTCTTTACCCAAACTACCAGAAAGCTTTATTCCTGGAGAGATTAGCGTTTACAGCATAGTTTCTGAAAGACTACCTTTTCATATCGTTGAAAGGCAACTAAACGGAGCATTAACAGAATTAGAAGGTTTTGAGAAAGTTTCAGTCTATAAAGAAAGAGTAAAGGCTAAATCTGACGGAACCTTTGTGTTTTTAGGGGCTACAGATCAAGAAAAGATCTTACATGCAGGTTTTACTGAGTTAGGTAAAAAGGGCTATCCAGCAGAAGAGGTAGGGAAAAAGGTGGGAAAAGAATGGAAAAATTTTTTGAGCACCAAAGCTCAGTTTGAAGAACATTTAGCAGACCAGGTTTTGATACCTTTAAGCTTAGTCTTTTTAAAAGTTCAACCTTCCGAGTTCTTTGAATTTTCTGTAGCTAAGATTACCAAACATCTTCTTACCCAAGCTTGGTTAATTCCTAAGTTTTTTCCAGAATTAAAAATTATTGTTGAAGGAAAAGAAGGAGAAAAAGGATATGTTAACCTTTACTTGGGATGA
- a CDS encoding RNA ligase: MLTFTWDEKEVKQYLVDCWKNNIELKRYPLEEWEKGLQNGKIVFFAWKDQGFFRMNKDFKNFPMGTFFNDKVLVRGYPQIPRVYVLKTGLVRYMTSDFYAEEKVEGYNVRLFKIGDEILAFTRRGYVCPFATDRWEDFLPNLPEFFEKHPNLVICAEVAGPENPFVSEYPAYIKEDVNYFVFDFMKTGRGGFLTQKEKLKLLEIYGFNSPEIYGPFNPTEDYENIKELIRRYHQEKREGVVFKSEDGTCRIKYVTPFSNLEDLRVVFPYLGEIDPHFIYLRLIRLALNLYEFEEFKEEVYNKLPANLFEEVLRFFKKNQVVSETFRVRFKKENSYLAMLAHFRAAKLNIEVKQVVREKGYLKVEFVKLYPKSTQFWRSKLEGWGEVD; the protein is encoded by the coding sequence ATGTTAACCTTTACTTGGGATGAAAAAGAAGTAAAGCAATATCTTGTTGATTGTTGGAAAAACAACATAGAACTTAAAAGATACCCTTTAGAAGAATGGGAAAAGGGTTTACAAAACGGAAAAATCGTTTTTTTTGCCTGGAAGGACCAAGGTTTTTTTAGGATGAATAAGGATTTTAAAAACTTTCCTATGGGAACTTTTTTTAACGATAAAGTTTTGGTTAGGGGTTATCCTCAAATTCCTCGAGTTTATGTGTTAAAGACAGGATTGGTAAGATATATGACTTCTGATTTTTATGCTGAGGAAAAGGTAGAAGGATACAACGTAAGACTTTTTAAAATAGGAGACGAAATTTTAGCTTTTACTCGGAGGGGATATGTTTGTCCCTTTGCTACAGACCGTTGGGAAGATTTTTTACCGAACCTTCCTGAATTTTTTGAAAAGCATCCGAATTTGGTGATTTGTGCAGAAGTAGCAGGTCCAGAAAATCCTTTTGTAAGCGAATATCCTGCATATATCAAAGAAGATGTTAATTATTTTGTTTTTGATTTTATGAAAACAGGTAGAGGCGGTTTTCTTACTCAAAAAGAAAAACTAAAACTGCTTGAGATTTATGGCTTTAACTCCCCAGAAATCTATGGCCCTTTTAACCCTACGGAGGATTACGAAAACATAAAAGAACTTATAAGACGTTATCATCAAGAAAAAAGAGAGGGGGTAGTTTTTAAGTCTGAAGACGGAACATGTAGGATTAAATATGTGACCCCATTTTCTAATCTGGAAGATTTGAGGGTAGTTTTTCCCTATTTAGGTGAGATAGATCCACATTTTATTTATCTAAGGTTGATAAGACTTGCTTTAAATCTTTATGAATTTGAAGAATTTAAAGAAGAGGTTTATAATAAATTACCGGCTAACCTGTTTGAGGAGGTTTTACGGTTTTTTAAAAAAAATCAGGTGGTTAGCGAGACCTTTAGGGTAAGGTTTAAGAAAGAAAACAGTTATTTGGCTATGCTTGCTCATTTTAGGGCAGCTAAATTAAACATTGAGGTCAAACAAGTAGTCAGAGAAAAAGGATATTTAAAGGTTGAGTTTGTAAAACTATATCCTAAGTCTACGCAATTTTGGAGGTCTAAACTTGAGGGATGGGGAGAGGTTGACTAA
- a CDS encoding bifunctional precorrin-2 dehydrogenase/sirohydrochlorin ferrochelatase, producing MYFPIFLNLEGKLCVVIGGGKVGERKVRSLLEAKALIKLVSPEATPALQKLAEEGQIIWERRGYQPGDLEGAWLVVAATNDPLVQKSIYQEANDKRVFCNIVDVPEFCSFIVPSVIKRGSLTIAISTSGASPAVARRIREGLELQFGLEYEVYLKLMENLRKQILGLNLSPKEKEEKLHRLAIAPIPQYIRDGDLNLLKVIIEKEGLIFPSEFFGS from the coding sequence GTGTATTTTCCTATTTTTCTAAATTTAGAAGGGAAACTTTGTGTAGTTATAGGTGGAGGAAAGGTTGGAGAAAGAAAGGTTAGGTCTTTATTAGAGGCTAAAGCATTAATTAAACTTGTTTCTCCTGAGGCAACCCCTGCGCTTCAAAAATTAGCAGAGGAAGGACAGATAATCTGGGAAAGAAGAGGATATCAACCAGGAGACCTTGAAGGAGCCTGGTTGGTGGTAGCCGCTACCAACGATCCTTTAGTCCAGAAATCTATCTACCAAGAAGCAAACGATAAAAGGGTATTTTGTAACATAGTAGATGTGCCTGAGTTTTGCAGTTTTATCGTGCCATCAGTTATTAAAAGAGGAAGTTTAACCATAGCTATCTCTACTTCTGGTGCAAGTCCTGCAGTAGCAAGAAGGATAAGAGAGGGCTTAGAACTCCAGTTTGGCTTAGAATATGAGGTTTATTTAAAACTTATGGAAAATTTAAGAAAACAAATCCTTGGGTTGAATCTTTCTCCTAAAGAAAAAGAGGAAAAACTACATAGGCTTGCTATAGCCCCTATACCTCAATATATAAGAGATGGAGACTTAAACCTTTTGAAGGTGATTATTGAGAAAGAAGGACTTATTTTCCCTTCAGAGTTTTTTGGGTCATAA
- a CDS encoding NUDIX domain-containing protein produces MNEKSKKGRKPKETPESRRRELLEAVDENCNPITILKREEIHQKSYFHKTVHIFLFNKQGEIYLQKKSKMVEENPGLWTSSASGHVLVGESFLTTAQRELKEELSIRTKLEEVLRIAPKDTNNETDCLVLFTGITNKIPKPNPLEIETGNFFSLEVVDRWVQKNPEDFTHSFKILWKLYWKVMTQKTLKGK; encoded by the coding sequence ATGAATGAAAAATCTAAAAAAGGAAGGAAACCTAAAGAGACCCCTGAAAGCCGTAGAAGAGAACTGTTGGAGGCTGTAGATGAAAACTGCAACCCTATTACCATCTTAAAACGAGAGGAAATCCATCAAAAAAGTTATTTTCATAAAACAGTACACATCTTTCTGTTTAACAAGCAAGGAGAAATATATCTCCAAAAAAAATCTAAAATGGTAGAGGAAAATCCAGGGTTATGGACTTCTTCTGCTTCGGGACATGTGCTTGTAGGAGAAAGTTTTTTAACCACAGCCCAAAGAGAGCTTAAAGAAGAGCTTTCTATCCGAACTAAATTAGAAGAAGTGCTTCGTATTGCCCCTAAGGATACCAATAACGAAACAGACTGTTTAGTTCTTTTTACCGGTATTACCAATAAAATACCTAAGCCCAATCCCTTAGAAATAGAAACTGGGAATTTTTTCTCTTTAGAAGTTGTAGACCGATGGGTTCAAAAAAACCCAGAAGATTTTACTCATTCTTTTAAAATACTATGGAAGCTTTATTGGAAGGTTATGACCCAAAAAACTCTGAAGGGAAAATAA
- the lon gene encoding endopeptidase La, which yields MKEGLEVNFAEVSEGEIIDVPEVLPLMAIRDIVLFPSMVVPLFVGRPKSLKAIEEALAKDKLVVLSTQKNSRIENPKPEDLYKIGTIGLILKTLNLSENRLKVVVQVLSRCEIQEFLEIDPCFKVKIEPCKEKEPEIITPEVEALIRTVKENIEKLLVLKGILNPEISTVINSIEEPGRLADLITVYLKLKIKTAQDLLETLDGIERLRKVSEILLQEIEITTLQNKIQAQAQEEIGRSQREYFLREQLRAIKRELGEFEDIEDELEELRKKIKKAKMPKEVEKEAFKQLKRLEYMHPDSSEAAVIRNYLDWLIDLPWNKSTKDNLDLKHVKKVLDKDHYNLEKVKDRIIEFLAVKKINPKAKGAILCFVGPPGVGKTSLGRSIAEALGRKFVRVALGGVRDEAEIRGHRRTYVGALPGRIIQGIKQAGVNNPLFLLDEIDKLCSDFHGDPAAALLEVLDPEQNKDFVDHYLDVPFDLSKVLFIATANMIEPIPRVLLDRMEVIYLSGYTYQEKLEIAKKHILPKLLKEHGLKKNMLKISDEVILKIIEEYTYESGVRELERKLAAICRKIARKLAEKEKGPFEITEDNLVEFLGPPEYIEELKQEEDEVGVATGLAWTPNGGEVLYVEAVVMPGKGNLILTGHLGEVMKESAQAALSYIRSKHKELGIDSKFYSKYDIHVHVPSGAIPKDGPSAGITIAVAMVSALTQKPISKDYAMTGEVTLRGKVLPVGGIKEKSLAALRKGIKNVLIPTKNLKDLEDIPKELREKINFIPVSCLDEVIKLVIKN from the coding sequence ACCTAAATCCTTAAAGGCTATAGAAGAAGCTTTAGCTAAAGACAAGCTAGTCGTTCTTTCTACTCAAAAAAACTCACGTATAGAAAACCCTAAACCAGAAGATCTTTATAAAATTGGAACCATCGGTCTTATTCTAAAAACCCTAAACCTCTCAGAAAACCGTCTTAAAGTAGTAGTTCAGGTGCTTTCAAGATGCGAAATACAAGAATTTTTAGAAATTGACCCTTGTTTTAAGGTTAAGATAGAGCCTTGCAAAGAAAAAGAGCCTGAAATCATCACTCCTGAGGTAGAAGCTTTAATTCGCACGGTTAAAGAAAACATAGAAAAACTCTTAGTATTAAAAGGAATATTAAATCCTGAGATTTCAACTGTCATTAATTCTATAGAAGAACCAGGAAGACTGGCAGACCTAATCACCGTATATCTTAAACTAAAGATAAAAACCGCCCAAGACCTTTTAGAAACCTTAGACGGAATAGAAAGACTGAGAAAAGTTTCGGAAATACTTTTACAAGAGATAGAGATTACTACTCTTCAAAATAAAATACAGGCTCAGGCTCAAGAAGAAATCGGTAGGTCTCAAAGGGAATATTTTTTAAGAGAACAGCTTAGGGCTATCAAAAGGGAATTGGGGGAGTTTGAAGACATCGAAGACGAGCTGGAAGAGTTAAGGAAAAAAATTAAAAAGGCTAAGATGCCTAAGGAAGTAGAAAAAGAGGCATTTAAACAGCTTAAGCGTTTAGAATACATGCATCCTGACTCCTCGGAGGCGGCTGTTATAAGAAATTACTTAGATTGGTTAATAGACCTACCCTGGAACAAATCTACTAAAGATAATCTAGACCTTAAGCATGTTAAAAAGGTCTTAGACAAAGATCACTATAACTTAGAAAAGGTTAAAGATAGGATAATAGAATTTTTAGCAGTAAAAAAAATCAATCCCAAGGCTAAAGGCGCCATTCTTTGTTTTGTAGGACCACCTGGAGTTGGTAAAACCAGCCTTGGTAGATCTATTGCTGAAGCCTTAGGAAGGAAATTTGTAAGGGTAGCCTTAGGAGGAGTAAGAGACGAAGCAGAAATAAGAGGTCATAGAAGAACCTATGTAGGGGCTTTACCAGGCCGTATCATTCAGGGGATAAAACAAGCCGGAGTAAACAACCCTTTGTTTTTGCTTGATGAGATAGATAAACTATGTAGTGATTTTCACGGAGACCCTGCAGCCGCTCTTTTAGAAGTGCTTGACCCTGAACAAAATAAAGACTTTGTAGACCATTATTTAGACGTACCCTTTGACCTCTCTAAGGTCCTGTTTATTGCTACAGCCAATATGATAGAACCTATCCCCAGAGTGCTTTTAGACAGAATGGAGGTGATCTATCTTTCAGGATACACCTATCAGGAAAAATTAGAAATTGCTAAAAAGCACATCCTACCCAAGCTTTTAAAAGAACATGGACTTAAGAAAAACATGCTTAAAATTTCCGATGAAGTAATTCTTAAGATTATAGAAGAATATACTTATGAATCTGGGGTTCGCGAATTAGAGAGAAAACTGGCAGCTATCTGTAGGAAGATTGCTAGAAAACTAGCAGAAAAAGAAAAAGGACCTTTTGAGATAACCGAAGATAATTTGGTGGAATTTTTAGGCCCTCCTGAATACATAGAGGAACTCAAGCAAGAGGAAGACGAAGTAGGAGTGGCTACGGGCCTTGCTTGGACCCCTAATGGAGGAGAGGTTCTTTATGTAGAAGCGGTGGTTATGCCTGGAAAGGGCAACTTAATCCTTACGGGTCACTTAGGAGAGGTTATGAAAGAAAGCGCCCAAGCAGCCTTGTCTTACATTCGTTCTAAACATAAAGAGTTAGGGATTGACTCCAAATTTTATTCCAAATATGACATTCATGTGCATGTTCCCTCTGGAGCCATACCTAAGGATGGCCCAAGCGCAGGCATCACCATAGCTGTAGCGATGGTTTCTGCCCTTACCCAAAAACCTATATCTAAGGACTATGCGATGACCGGAGAAGTAACCCTTAGAGGTAAAGTCCTTCCTGTAGGTGGGATAAAAGAAAAAAGCCTTGCTGCCTTAAGAAAAGGGATTAAAAACGTTCTTATCCCTACCAAAAATCTAAAAGACTTAGAAGATATTCCTAAAGAACTAAGGGAAAAAATCAACTTTATCCCGGTGTCTTGTTTAGATGAGGTTATAAAATTGGTTATCAAAAATTAA